One window from the genome of Falco peregrinus isolate bFalPer1 chromosome 15, bFalPer1.pri, whole genome shotgun sequence encodes:
- the LOC114012864 gene encoding uncharacterized protein LOC114012864 isoform X2: protein MVRDLEVPEQPHSEAAALKLQDGHTFPSKLLSSISIPVSTQGSQVATRLEQPDRSLQGKGENITEAGFSPTSTSAGLPQPIFGGGTHQDTPRFTAVSSIPGIKQTEVPSPKTSLLASTVNFHLPRKEIASAFPTRVKIALESARVDWLPTGLPATSKRPKDTNVQVQPDSKAGVTPAYLKKTQSMDAKVTTSVFLQKPTSGDLSAVYSRMTQTSAIPFSPILSLQQETTGSKARNSTAAVIYGSRHPTQLPALHTLPQGNVHPSSLLMHQEALVHDDSLPPFRGPISTTDRQQPFSLPRTLNCTKHVSQENNRSSHEIAVLVLQRHTDRQIMTSKPEKSRSPESPQAPANLPSLGQLWISTLKLSQTAKELKGATSAPFPGTSTIENAALQPVSTPETVHAGLQPPGTSFPTYVGLQLMGISTSAEKGLHTTSSTSTSSGSRVQGISAHPVSREAFPTMLQRSTMEDSKRKEVLPQQISKTGSSPLTPQASTVSSPSGLHDNRNQKVPFYSLAPSASQIQQAGSLAASASKLPSLHAQGSPSSSVTPYPELAVPSAAAELPAYLAQAVVQQFGMTHDAATKNLSAFRGDQFTMLPLSPYLSFLLKSTNGMICLQPMQDSSLPKKLPNTSVGGLVSIQQILAVSNSSVLDLANLENLSPSSIILVKPVFILLPSDRPDLQMVPSPESEDDNKTALSFTSKRDLNLGTPESSRDIPMKTSSSYPVSKFLRPETTLPTTYNQQAEKTKVTSQPVLTNPNHTAITSLFQTVTSVPNRLLEPRVRISTAAQALHLHRLPEEMQVPAPSPQDAEGSDLLLRNNTLAEPFTSTVPPLVMSAQQSPHVAPKALFTTEKPRSSVFPVLSAKGFLDFQTPAQPLFTVTGTVDQVQHGKKLTLRATSHHQGLVATPSSVRAQCADCLTLHSARTIKYPLRMFTSIVPLQSTSQHLLSTESFQKLPSRVQFVPSASSAFSTRPAGSDYKDSAGASTACSGGGALCAKATRTHTTSVKHDLTKHLEFTPIVPKPFVMTEILTTAPARTPFSAKVQMKTTDSVKLLATITHPRMYTSSPASPPSPASTHVPLLSAMKWDQIHQAPSKLFSQANLRENAKPTEISTSARKIGTSKFLGTGMSLSAVFNTRTKQTPTGHKVLTPVRPSVSAGSLVALEREPKLTQSISHSPLAVTSLSAAKNDYITASLTNKKVFHLPTPTIQSDPNLALPTVAGVNKSTVVSTPVGKSEDLLEKGDAATTSQLSTRAPASSPHQASARRPLEKVSLEDNIERETGHSSPDTVMHASEPSTIKAFSISANRLVNKVTNQLAVFNKVAANDAEMLLAGDLIQFLPTPEVPSYSSQSLVALTPQGDSLLGVANTGQSERLLLNTEAEEMLRTNEVTEEAAEGLVTVLTLLDSEPSALLSESHQRRVLQSDAAILNGLAVVSDDVCGSGNYTVQMSLRPVAEASPEVEGLAPSQDTFLALVAVQSNSSQPVLQIRSCCVTPSASPGAPGAMCCLFHRLPFECRHIQLLQSSNSRAASFTIQLFQMLNHSVAYLHCELNVCLHGQTGCEQDCFESVEPLIQPSDRNTYGNLHNLISFGPVLRMKNRFLYKPVEGEIQQLVNVN, encoded by the exons ATGGTTAGAGACTTGGAGGTGCCTGAGCAACCAcactcagaagcagcagctctgaaactCCAGGATGGACACACATTTCCTAGCAAGCTCTTGAGTAGCATAAGCATCCCTGTCTCCACACAAGGATCACAGGTTGCCACACGTCTGGAGCAACCAGACAGGTCACTacaaggaaaaggggaaaatattacTGAGGCTGGTTTCAGTCCTACCAGCACTAGTGCTGGGCTGCCTCAGCCCATATTCGGTGGAGGGACTCATCAAGACACTCCCAGGTTTACAGCTGTCTCTTCCATTCCTGGTATCAAGCAGACAGAGGTGCCAAGTCCTAAAACATCTCTTTTGGCTTCAACAGTAAATTTTCATCttccaagaaaagaaatagcatcTGCATTTCCCACCAGAGTCAAGATTGCTCTTGAAAGTGCAAGGGTGGACTGGTTACCGACAGGACTGCCTGCCACCAGCAAAAGGCCAAAAGACACAAATGTACAAGTCCAGCCTGACAGCAAAGCTGGCGTGACACCTGCATACCTGAAGAAGACTCAGAGTATGGATGCTAAAGTTACAACTTCTGTGTTCCTACAAAAGCCAACTTCAGGGGACCTCAGTGCAGTCTATTCCAGAATGACGCAGACAAGTGCTATTCCATTCTCCCCTATTTTATCTCTGCAGCAAGAAACAACAGGCAGTAAAGCCAGAAACTCAACAGCAGCTGTAATATATGGTTCCAGACATCCAACCCAGTTGCCTGCTCTTCATACACTCCCACAAGGCAATGTGCATCCTTCTTCATTATTGATGCACCAGGAAGCTCTAGTTCATGATGACTCACTTCCTCCATTTCGAGGGCCCATTAGCACAACCGATAGACAACAGCCCTTTTCTTTGCCCCGGACTCTCAACTGTACTAAACATGTTTCCCAGGAAAACAACAGGAGCTCTCACGAAATTGCAGTTCTAGTTTTGCAAAGACATACTGATCGTCAGATAATGACAAGTAAACCTGAAAAATCCAGATCCCCCGAGAGCCCACAGGCTCCTGCTAATTTGCCCTCATTAGGCCAGTTATGGATTTCCACATTAAAACTTTCCCAAACGGCTAAAGAGCTAAAAGGAGCAACATCTGCACCCTTTCCGGGTACGTCTACCATTGAGAACGCAGCCCTTCAGCCTGTAAGCACTCCTGAGACTGTTCATGCAGGGCTTCAGCCACCAGGTACATCTTTTCCTACTTATGTTGGATTGCAGCTAATGGGCATCTCCACCTCTGCTGAGAAAGGACTTCACACAACTTCATCCACCTCTACTAGTTCTGGATCTCGGGTTCAAGGCATTTCTGCCCATCCTGTATCTCGGGAAGCCTTCCCTACGATGCTGCAGAGGAGCACAATGGAAGACTCCAAGAGAAAGGAAGTTCTCCCACAACAGATAAGCAAAACAGGGTCTTCCCCCCTGACTCCCCAAGCCAGCACAGTCTCCAGCCCCTCTGGACTGCATGACAACAGGAACCAGAAAGTTCCTTTTTACAGCCTTGCCCCTTCAGCCTCCCAGATCCAGCAagctggcagcctggcagctTCTGCTTCAAAACTGCCCTCACTCCATGCCCAGGGAAGCCCGTCCAGCTCGGTAACACCATATCCTGAACTAGCGGTGCCCAGTGCTGCGGCTGAGCTCCCAGCATATCTGGCACAAGCAGTGGTGCAGCAGTTTGGTATGACACATGATGCAGCTACCAAAAACCTCAGTGCTTTTAGAGGTGATCAATTTACAATGCTACCTTTGTCACCATACTTGTCTTTTCTGCTTAAAAGTACTAATGGCATGATATGCCTGCAGCCCATGCAAGATTCCTCTCTACCTAAAAAACTCCCAAATACCAGTGTTGGGGGTCTGGTTTCCATTCAGCAGATCCTGGCAGTGTCAAATTCTTCAGTGCTGGACCTTGCAAACTTAGAAAATCTGAGTCCTTCTAGCATAATTCTGGTTAAGCCTGTATTTATCCTTTTGCCCAGTGACAGACCAGACTTACAGATGGTGCCCTCTCCTGAGAGTGAAGATGACAACAAAACTGCCCTCTCGTTCACAAGCAAGCGAGATCTGAATTTGGGTACCCCTGAAAGCAGTCGTGATATCCCAATGAAAACTAGTTCCTCTTATCCCGTGAGCAAGTTTTTGAGGCCTGAAACTACTCTTCCTACTACATATAACCaacaagcagagaaaacaaaagtaacTTCTCAGCCAGTGCTAACTAATCCTAATCATACAGCCATCACTAGTTTGTTTCAAACTGTTACCTCAGTACCGAATCGTTTGCTGGAGCCGCGGGTGAGGATTAGCACTGCGGCGCAGGCTCTGCATCTGCACAGGCTGCCTGAAGAGATGCAGGTACCTGCTCCCAGTCCCCAAGATGCCGAGGGGAGTGATTTGCTTTTACGTAACAATACGTTAGCGGAGCCTTTCACCTCTACTGTGCCACCATTAGTGATgtctgcacagcagagccccCATGTTGCCCCCAAAGCGTTGTTCACCACTGAAAAGCCACGTTCTTCTGTGTTTCCTGTACTGTCAGCAAAGGGATTCCTGGATTTTCAAACGCCTGCCCAACCTCTGTTTACTGTCACAGGGACTGTAGATCAGGTTCAGCACGGTAAGAAACTAACGCTGCGAGCTACCAGCCATCACCAAGGCTTAGTGGCCACACCTTCCTCTGTCCGTGCACAGTGCGCAGACTGTTTGACCTTGCACTCGGCTAGAACCATAAAATACCCATTAAGGATGTTTACAAGCATCGTGCCATTGCAGTCCACATCACAACATCTCTTAAGTACCGAGTCATTTCAAAAGCTGCCATCAAGAGTTCAGTTTGTACCCAGTGCATCGTCAGCCTTCTCAACACGTCCAGCTGGAAGTGATTACAAAGATTCAGCAGGGGCCAGCACGGCCTGTTCAGGAGGAGGCGCTCTGTGTGCTAAAGCAACACGAACCCACACCACCTCTGTAAAACATGATCTTACTAAACATTTGGAATTTACTCCCATTGTGCCTAAGCCCTTTGTAATGACAGAAATACTGACAACAGCACCAGCACGTACTCCATTTTCAGCAAAGgtccaaatgaaaacaacagaTTCTGTGAAACTTCTGGCTACAATTACCCATCCAAGGATGTATACCAGCTCTCCTGCGAGCCCACCTTCACCTGCATCTACACATGTTCCCCTGCTGTCAGCCATGAAATGGGACCAAATCCATCAAGCCCCAAGTAAACTGTTCTCACAGGCCAACTTGagagaaaatgcaaagccaACTGAAATCAGCACAAGTGCAAGAAAAATAGGAACTAGTAAATTCTTGGGAACAGGCATGTCTCTGTCAGCTGTGTTTAACACAAGGACGAAGCAAACCCCCACAGGGCATAAGGTTTTAACCCCAGTACGGCCATCTGTGTCTGCAGGATCTCTTGTTGCTCTTGAGAGAGAGCCTAAATTGACACAGAGCATATCACATTCTCCATTAGCAGTGacttctctttctgcagctaAGAATGATTATATCACTGCTTCacttacaaacaaaaaagtgtttcaCCTGCCAACACCAACTATTCAATCTGATCCAAACTTGGCGCTGCCTACAGTTGCCGGAGTCAACAAGTCAACCGTGGTCTCTACACCAGTGGGGAAGAGTGAGGACCTGTTAGAGAAAGGAGATGCAGCCACCACTAGCCAGCTGTCTACTCGGGCACCAGCATCTTCACCACATCAGGCATCAGCGAGACGTCCTTTGGAGAAGGTGTCACTGGAAGATAACATTGAACGTGAGACCGGTCATTCCAGCCCTGACACTGTCATGCATGCCAGTGAGCCCTCgacaataaaagcattttctatcTCTGCTAATAGGCTTGTAAATAAGGTTACTAATCAGTTAGCTGTCTTCAATAAAGTAGCTGCCAATGATGCTGAGATGCTTCTAGCCGGAGATCTAATCCAGTTCCTTCCAACCCCAGAGGTCCCCTCATATTCGTCCCAGAGTCTGGTAGCACTTACACCACAGGGGGATTCCTTGCTGGGTGTTGCAAACACTGGGCAGTCTGAGAGGCTGCTCTTGAACACAGAGGCAGAGGAGATGCTTAGAACAAACGAGGTAACAGAAGAAGCGGCTGAAGGCTTGGTAACTGTTCTAACCCTGCTGGATTCGGAGCCTAGTGCGCTGCTGAGTGAATCACATCAGAGGAGGGTTTTGCAGTCAGATGCTGCCATTCTGAATGG CCTTGCAGTTGTGAGTGATGACGTCTGTGGCTCCGGTAACTACACTGTGCAGATGAGCTTGCGCCCTGTTGCAGAAGCAAGCCCTGAGGTCGAAGGGTTGGCACCTTCCCAAGACACTTTCCTGGCTTTAGTCGCTGTGCAGAGTAACAGCAGCCAGCCCGTACTCCAGATCCGGTCGTGCTGCGTGACACCCTCTGCCAGCCCGGGGGCACCGGGCGCGATGTGCTGCCTGTTCCACAG GTTGCCATTTGAATGCAGACACATCCAATTACTGCAGAGCAGTAACTCTAGAGCTGCTAGCTTCACCATCCAGCTGTTCCAGATGCTGAATCACTCGGTGGCCTATTTGCACTGTGAGCTTAATGTCTGTCTGCATGGCCAAACAGGATGTGAACAG GACTGCTTTGAAAGTGTGGAGCCACTTATCCAGCCAAGTGACAGGAACACCTATGGAAACCTGCACAACCTGATCTCGTTTGGTCCAGTTTTGAGAATGAAGAACAGGTTTCTATATAAACCTGTGGAAG GTGAAATACAGCAGCTGGTTAATGTTAATTAG
- the LOC114012864 gene encoding uncharacterized protein LOC114012864 isoform X1 has translation MVRDLEVPEQPHSEAAALKLQDGHTFPSKLLSSISIPVSTQGSQVATRLEQPDRSLQGKGENITEAGFSPTSTSAGLPQPIFGGGTHQDTPRFTAVSSIPGIKQTEVPSPKTSLLASTVNFHLPRKEIASAFPTRVKIALESARVDWLPTGLPATSKRPKDTNVQVQPDSKAGVTPAYLKKTQSMDAKVTTSVFLQKPTSGDLSAVYSRMTQTSAIPFSPILSLQQETTGSKARNSTAAVIYGSRHPTQLPALHTLPQGNVHPSSLLMHQEALVHDDSLPPFRGPISTTDRQQPFSLPRTLNCTKHVSQENNRSSHEIAVLVLQRHTDRQIMTSKPEKSRSPESPQAPANLPSLGQLWISTLKLSQTAKELKGATSAPFPGTSTIENAALQPVSTPETVHAGLQPPGTSFPTYVGLQLMGISTSAEKGLHTTSSTSTSSGSRVQGISAHPVSREAFPTMLQRSTMEDSKRKEVLPQQISKTGSSPLTPQASTVSSPSGLHDNRNQKVPFYSLAPSASQIQQAGSLAASASKLPSLHAQGSPSSSVTPYPELAVPSAAAELPAYLAQAVVQQFGMTHDAATKNLSAFRGDQFTMLPLSPYLSFLLKSTNGMICLQPMQDSSLPKKLPNTSVGGLVSIQQILAVSNSSVLDLANLENLSPSSIILVKPVFILLPSDRPDLQMVPSPESEDDNKTALSFTSKRDLNLGTPESSRDIPMKTSSSYPVSKFLRPETTLPTTYNQQAEKTKVTSQPVLTNPNHTAITSLFQTVTSVPNRLLEPRVRISTAAQALHLHRLPEEMQVPAPSPQDAEGSDLLLRNNTLAEPFTSTVPPLVMSAQQSPHVAPKALFTTEKPRSSVFPVLSAKGFLDFQTPAQPLFTVTGTVDQVQHGKKLTLRATSHHQGLVATPSSVRAQCADCLTLHSARTIKYPLRMFTSIVPLQSTSQHLLSTESFQKLPSRVQFVPSASSAFSTRPAGSDYKDSAGASTACSGGGALCAKATRTHTTSVKHDLTKHLEFTPIVPKPFVMTEILTTAPARTPFSAKVQMKTTDSVKLLATITHPRMYTSSPASPPSPASTHVPLLSAMKWDQIHQAPSKLFSQANLRENAKPTEISTSARKIGTSKFLGTGMSLSAVFNTRTKQTPTGHKVLTPVRPSVSAGSLVALEREPKLTQSISHSPLAVTSLSAAKNDYITASLTNKKVFHLPTPTIQSDPNLALPTVAGVNKSTVVSTPVGKSEDLLEKGDAATTSQLSTRAPASSPHQASARRPLEKVSLEDNIERETGHSSPDTVMHASEPSTIKAFSISANRLVNKVTNQLAVFNKVAANDAEMLLAGDLIQFLPTPEVPSYSSQSLVALTPQGDSLLGVANTGQSERLLLNTEAEEMLRTNEVTEEAAEGLVTVLTLLDSEPSALLSESHQRRVLQSDAAILNGLAVVSDDVCGSGNYTVQMSLRPVAEASPEVEGLAPSQDTFLALVAVQSNSSQPVLQIRSCCVTPSASPGAPGAMCCLFHRLPFECRHIQLLQSSNSRAASFTIQLFQMLNHSVAYLHCELNVCLHGQTGCEQDCFESVEPLIQPSDRNTYGNLHNLISFGPVLRMKNRFLYKPVEGPDSAMLVPILLGSLTGFAVLGSAFISLWLHHRQKTKNIGCPQLGEIHGL, from the exons ATGGTTAGAGACTTGGAGGTGCCTGAGCAACCAcactcagaagcagcagctctgaaactCCAGGATGGACACACATTTCCTAGCAAGCTCTTGAGTAGCATAAGCATCCCTGTCTCCACACAAGGATCACAGGTTGCCACACGTCTGGAGCAACCAGACAGGTCACTacaaggaaaaggggaaaatattacTGAGGCTGGTTTCAGTCCTACCAGCACTAGTGCTGGGCTGCCTCAGCCCATATTCGGTGGAGGGACTCATCAAGACACTCCCAGGTTTACAGCTGTCTCTTCCATTCCTGGTATCAAGCAGACAGAGGTGCCAAGTCCTAAAACATCTCTTTTGGCTTCAACAGTAAATTTTCATCttccaagaaaagaaatagcatcTGCATTTCCCACCAGAGTCAAGATTGCTCTTGAAAGTGCAAGGGTGGACTGGTTACCGACAGGACTGCCTGCCACCAGCAAAAGGCCAAAAGACACAAATGTACAAGTCCAGCCTGACAGCAAAGCTGGCGTGACACCTGCATACCTGAAGAAGACTCAGAGTATGGATGCTAAAGTTACAACTTCTGTGTTCCTACAAAAGCCAACTTCAGGGGACCTCAGTGCAGTCTATTCCAGAATGACGCAGACAAGTGCTATTCCATTCTCCCCTATTTTATCTCTGCAGCAAGAAACAACAGGCAGTAAAGCCAGAAACTCAACAGCAGCTGTAATATATGGTTCCAGACATCCAACCCAGTTGCCTGCTCTTCATACACTCCCACAAGGCAATGTGCATCCTTCTTCATTATTGATGCACCAGGAAGCTCTAGTTCATGATGACTCACTTCCTCCATTTCGAGGGCCCATTAGCACAACCGATAGACAACAGCCCTTTTCTTTGCCCCGGACTCTCAACTGTACTAAACATGTTTCCCAGGAAAACAACAGGAGCTCTCACGAAATTGCAGTTCTAGTTTTGCAAAGACATACTGATCGTCAGATAATGACAAGTAAACCTGAAAAATCCAGATCCCCCGAGAGCCCACAGGCTCCTGCTAATTTGCCCTCATTAGGCCAGTTATGGATTTCCACATTAAAACTTTCCCAAACGGCTAAAGAGCTAAAAGGAGCAACATCTGCACCCTTTCCGGGTACGTCTACCATTGAGAACGCAGCCCTTCAGCCTGTAAGCACTCCTGAGACTGTTCATGCAGGGCTTCAGCCACCAGGTACATCTTTTCCTACTTATGTTGGATTGCAGCTAATGGGCATCTCCACCTCTGCTGAGAAAGGACTTCACACAACTTCATCCACCTCTACTAGTTCTGGATCTCGGGTTCAAGGCATTTCTGCCCATCCTGTATCTCGGGAAGCCTTCCCTACGATGCTGCAGAGGAGCACAATGGAAGACTCCAAGAGAAAGGAAGTTCTCCCACAACAGATAAGCAAAACAGGGTCTTCCCCCCTGACTCCCCAAGCCAGCACAGTCTCCAGCCCCTCTGGACTGCATGACAACAGGAACCAGAAAGTTCCTTTTTACAGCCTTGCCCCTTCAGCCTCCCAGATCCAGCAagctggcagcctggcagctTCTGCTTCAAAACTGCCCTCACTCCATGCCCAGGGAAGCCCGTCCAGCTCGGTAACACCATATCCTGAACTAGCGGTGCCCAGTGCTGCGGCTGAGCTCCCAGCATATCTGGCACAAGCAGTGGTGCAGCAGTTTGGTATGACACATGATGCAGCTACCAAAAACCTCAGTGCTTTTAGAGGTGATCAATTTACAATGCTACCTTTGTCACCATACTTGTCTTTTCTGCTTAAAAGTACTAATGGCATGATATGCCTGCAGCCCATGCAAGATTCCTCTCTACCTAAAAAACTCCCAAATACCAGTGTTGGGGGTCTGGTTTCCATTCAGCAGATCCTGGCAGTGTCAAATTCTTCAGTGCTGGACCTTGCAAACTTAGAAAATCTGAGTCCTTCTAGCATAATTCTGGTTAAGCCTGTATTTATCCTTTTGCCCAGTGACAGACCAGACTTACAGATGGTGCCCTCTCCTGAGAGTGAAGATGACAACAAAACTGCCCTCTCGTTCACAAGCAAGCGAGATCTGAATTTGGGTACCCCTGAAAGCAGTCGTGATATCCCAATGAAAACTAGTTCCTCTTATCCCGTGAGCAAGTTTTTGAGGCCTGAAACTACTCTTCCTACTACATATAACCaacaagcagagaaaacaaaagtaacTTCTCAGCCAGTGCTAACTAATCCTAATCATACAGCCATCACTAGTTTGTTTCAAACTGTTACCTCAGTACCGAATCGTTTGCTGGAGCCGCGGGTGAGGATTAGCACTGCGGCGCAGGCTCTGCATCTGCACAGGCTGCCTGAAGAGATGCAGGTACCTGCTCCCAGTCCCCAAGATGCCGAGGGGAGTGATTTGCTTTTACGTAACAATACGTTAGCGGAGCCTTTCACCTCTACTGTGCCACCATTAGTGATgtctgcacagcagagccccCATGTTGCCCCCAAAGCGTTGTTCACCACTGAAAAGCCACGTTCTTCTGTGTTTCCTGTACTGTCAGCAAAGGGATTCCTGGATTTTCAAACGCCTGCCCAACCTCTGTTTACTGTCACAGGGACTGTAGATCAGGTTCAGCACGGTAAGAAACTAACGCTGCGAGCTACCAGCCATCACCAAGGCTTAGTGGCCACACCTTCCTCTGTCCGTGCACAGTGCGCAGACTGTTTGACCTTGCACTCGGCTAGAACCATAAAATACCCATTAAGGATGTTTACAAGCATCGTGCCATTGCAGTCCACATCACAACATCTCTTAAGTACCGAGTCATTTCAAAAGCTGCCATCAAGAGTTCAGTTTGTACCCAGTGCATCGTCAGCCTTCTCAACACGTCCAGCTGGAAGTGATTACAAAGATTCAGCAGGGGCCAGCACGGCCTGTTCAGGAGGAGGCGCTCTGTGTGCTAAAGCAACACGAACCCACACCACCTCTGTAAAACATGATCTTACTAAACATTTGGAATTTACTCCCATTGTGCCTAAGCCCTTTGTAATGACAGAAATACTGACAACAGCACCAGCACGTACTCCATTTTCAGCAAAGgtccaaatgaaaacaacagaTTCTGTGAAACTTCTGGCTACAATTACCCATCCAAGGATGTATACCAGCTCTCCTGCGAGCCCACCTTCACCTGCATCTACACATGTTCCCCTGCTGTCAGCCATGAAATGGGACCAAATCCATCAAGCCCCAAGTAAACTGTTCTCACAGGCCAACTTGagagaaaatgcaaagccaACTGAAATCAGCACAAGTGCAAGAAAAATAGGAACTAGTAAATTCTTGGGAACAGGCATGTCTCTGTCAGCTGTGTTTAACACAAGGACGAAGCAAACCCCCACAGGGCATAAGGTTTTAACCCCAGTACGGCCATCTGTGTCTGCAGGATCTCTTGTTGCTCTTGAGAGAGAGCCTAAATTGACACAGAGCATATCACATTCTCCATTAGCAGTGacttctctttctgcagctaAGAATGATTATATCACTGCTTCacttacaaacaaaaaagtgtttcaCCTGCCAACACCAACTATTCAATCTGATCCAAACTTGGCGCTGCCTACAGTTGCCGGAGTCAACAAGTCAACCGTGGTCTCTACACCAGTGGGGAAGAGTGAGGACCTGTTAGAGAAAGGAGATGCAGCCACCACTAGCCAGCTGTCTACTCGGGCACCAGCATCTTCACCACATCAGGCATCAGCGAGACGTCCTTTGGAGAAGGTGTCACTGGAAGATAACATTGAACGTGAGACCGGTCATTCCAGCCCTGACACTGTCATGCATGCCAGTGAGCCCTCgacaataaaagcattttctatcTCTGCTAATAGGCTTGTAAATAAGGTTACTAATCAGTTAGCTGTCTTCAATAAAGTAGCTGCCAATGATGCTGAGATGCTTCTAGCCGGAGATCTAATCCAGTTCCTTCCAACCCCAGAGGTCCCCTCATATTCGTCCCAGAGTCTGGTAGCACTTACACCACAGGGGGATTCCTTGCTGGGTGTTGCAAACACTGGGCAGTCTGAGAGGCTGCTCTTGAACACAGAGGCAGAGGAGATGCTTAGAACAAACGAGGTAACAGAAGAAGCGGCTGAAGGCTTGGTAACTGTTCTAACCCTGCTGGATTCGGAGCCTAGTGCGCTGCTGAGTGAATCACATCAGAGGAGGGTTTTGCAGTCAGATGCTGCCATTCTGAATGG CCTTGCAGTTGTGAGTGATGACGTCTGTGGCTCCGGTAACTACACTGTGCAGATGAGCTTGCGCCCTGTTGCAGAAGCAAGCCCTGAGGTCGAAGGGTTGGCACCTTCCCAAGACACTTTCCTGGCTTTAGTCGCTGTGCAGAGTAACAGCAGCCAGCCCGTACTCCAGATCCGGTCGTGCTGCGTGACACCCTCTGCCAGCCCGGGGGCACCGGGCGCGATGTGCTGCCTGTTCCACAG GTTGCCATTTGAATGCAGACACATCCAATTACTGCAGAGCAGTAACTCTAGAGCTGCTAGCTTCACCATCCAGCTGTTCCAGATGCTGAATCACTCGGTGGCCTATTTGCACTGTGAGCTTAATGTCTGTCTGCATGGCCAAACAGGATGTGAACAG GACTGCTTTGAAAGTGTGGAGCCACTTATCCAGCCAAGTGACAGGAACACCTATGGAAACCTGCACAACCTGATCTCGTTTGGTCCAGTTTTGAGAATGAAGAACAGGTTTCTATATAAACCTGTGGAAG GTCCTGATTCTGCCATGCTGGTACCCATTTTGCTGGGATCTCTTACTGGCTTTGCTGTCCTGGGCAGTGCTTTCATAAGCCTTTGGCTGCACCACaggcagaaaaccaaaaacatagGCTGTCCACAACTCGGAGAAATCCATGGCCTGTGA